A section of the Salvelinus alpinus chromosome 36, SLU_Salpinus.1, whole genome shotgun sequence genome encodes:
- the LOC139565476 gene encoding zinc finger protein 281-like, with amino-acid sequence MSIIQDKLGNDFLRSNGSMDSNFSPGMIMFSHLPPVTSFTRLATQSVMQDLPGPHEMILKKERDSPDCSMAGVGGLVEYGGVGDYVHAMDIKQEKMTEHDYRQPLYPGGPGKSTELLEVSMGNHQNLLVHDLSLGNLPSRLGKESSGKRGRRSNGEEGNPRRKRGEPKQSMMLDADGGSLWPNGKLHICEHCSASFRSSYHLRRHVLIHTGERPFRCSQCNMSFIQKYLLQRHEKIHSGEKPFCCDQCNMRFIQKYHMERHKRTHSGEKPYRCETCQQFFSRTDRLLKHKRTCGEAIKKGLEPGMLDLGCEDMGQGSYGITQGNTGASGRKRGKSKNSEGGERKRKKAAGPVEAGGLSGAHIHGAPSGGYSLHDYSVENHTVSSSTPPGPSMHHEHHGRSPKMAFKKANRKALDQGDLGQAKQGNMEQGVGMGLMQGSEAKSGPTTTNYDDAMQFIKKRRYLNAANSAASGAGVAGSSTNDYEVNVGHLSSQQSVIQGVVSGVMDSDSPLSLLDSSPMGVDKHDRSGIPDEVLQSLLDHYTQKPDSSHHDVHFDLSDQHVVLHPVSADGSDLSHDADSPSPSGDKTVIMHEYSRFLLQALERTSHNTGFPLGPGPPATGPFTTTHQRNPLFTDKHMYTTSPLECGFGQPVASPTLPSSVPKSHFAMLSDSSPQHGFHLNSLEPATHQQLTPSQELTDQMEKQHSSSSPSSYQISPSDLGSQKDSQNLASLDPSKGSYTIENFAQAFGSQFKSAGRGALSYGTDSCGEVDHRIRTPVSEFSGYTSLLADVNEAVSTGSKTPTSQSYR; translated from the exons ATGAGCATCATTCAAGACAAACTAGGTAATGACTTCCTGCGCTCCAATGGGAGCATGGACTCCAACTTCTCCCCTGGCATGATCATGTTCAGTCACCTGCCCCCTGTGACCAGCTTCACCCGGCTGGCCACCCAGTCTGTTATGCAGGACCTGCCAGGCCCCCACGAGATGATCCTGAAGAAGGAGCGGGACTCTCCAGACTGCAGCATGGCCGGGGTGGGCGGCCTGGTGGAGTATGGCGGGGTGGGGGACTATGTCCATGCCATGGACATCAAGCAGGAGAAGATGACAGAACATGACTACCGTCAGCCGCTGTACCCTGGAGGCCCGGGGAAGAGCACAGAGCTCCTGGAGGTGTCCATGGGCAACCACCAGAACCTGCTGGTGCATGACCTTAGCCTAGGCAAC CTGCCGAGTCGGTTAGGAAAGGAATCCTCAGGAAAGAGAGGTCGAAGGTCAAATGGTGAAGAGGGCAATCCCCGGAGGAAACGTGGAGAGCCCAAG CAATCAATGATGCTGGATGCAGATGGAGGCAGCCTGTGGCCCAACGGGAAGCTCCACATCTGCGAGCACTGCAGCGCATCCTTCAGGAGCTCATACCACCTGCGCAGACATGTCCTCATCCACACAG GTGAGAGGCCGTTCAGGTGCAGCCAGTGTAATATGAGTTTCATCCAGAAGTACCTACTACAGCGGCACGAGAAGATCCACAGCG gagagaagcctttttGCTGTGACCAGTGTAACATGCGCTTCATTCAGAAATACCACATGGAGAGACACAAGAGGACCCACAGTGGAGAAAAGCCATACAGATGTGAGACCTGCCAACAG TTTTTTTCTAGGACGGACCGATTACTCAAGCACAAGCGAACCTGTGGAGAAGCCATAAAGAAGGGTCTGGAGCCCGGGATGTTGGACCTGGGCTGTGAGGACATGGGGCAGGGCAGCTACGGAATCACTCAGGGAAACACTGGGGCCTCGGGCCGGAAGAGGGGCAAGTCCAAAAACTCTGAGGGAGGGGAGCGCAAGAGGAAGAAAGCGGCAGGACCGGTTGAAGCAGGAGGGCTGAGCGGAGCACACATCCACGGGGCGCCGTCGGGAGGCTACAGTCTCCATGACTACAGCGTGGAGAATCACACTGTGTCCTCatccactccgccagggcccagTATGCACCACGAGCATCACGGCCGATCCCCTAAGATGGCCTTCAAGAAGGCCAACCGCAAGGCCCTGGACCAGGGGGACTTGGGGCAGGCCAAGCAGGGAAATATGGAGCAGGGTGTGGGGATGGGCCTCATGCAGGGCTCTGAGGCAAAATCGGGTCCCACCACCACCAACTATGATGACGCCATGCAGTTCATCAAGAAGAGGCGCTACCTTAACGCGGCCAACAGTGCAGCATCAGGGGCCGGGGTGGCAGGGAGCAGCACCAACGATTATGAGGTCAACGTTGGTCACCTGTCATCCCAGCAGTCGGTTATCCAGGGGGTGGTCTCAGGCGTGATGGACAGCGACTCGCCGCTGAGTCTGCTAGACTCCTCCCCCATGGGCGTGGACAAGCACGACAGGTCGGGGATCCCTGACGAGGTGCTGCAGAGCCTGCTGGACCACTACACCCAGAAACCAGACAGCTCGCACCACGACGTGCACTTTGACCTCAGTGACCAGCACGTGGTGCTGCACCCTGTCTCAGCAGATGGCTCTGACCTGAGCCACGATGCAGACTCTCCCAGCCCGTCTGGAGACAAGACAGTCATTATGCACGAGTACTCCCGCTTCCTGCTGCAGGCCCTGGAACGCACCAGCCACAACACAGGCTTCCCCCTGGGCCCCGGGCCCCCAGCTACAGGGCCCTTCACCACCACCCACCAACGCAACCCACTCTTTACAGACAAGCACATGTACACTACGTCCCCTCTGGAGTGTGGCTTCGGCCAGCCGGTGGCCTCTCCCACCCTGCCCTCCTCCGTGCCAAAGTCCCACTTTGCGATGCTGTCGGACTCTTCTCCGCAGCACGGCTTCCACCTAAACAGCCTGGAGCCTGCCACCCACCAGCAGCTTACGCCTTCTCAGGAGCTCACCGACCAGATGGAGAAGCaacactcctcctcttccccctcctcctaccAGATCAGCCCGTCTGACCTGGGCAGCCAGAAGGACTCGCAGAACCTGGCTTCTCTGGACCCCTCTAAGGGCTCCTACACGATCGAGAACTTTGCCCAGGCCTTTGGATCCCAGTTCAAGTCGGCCGGCCGCGGCGCCTTGTCGTACGGCACTGACTCTTGCGGGGAGGTGGACCACAGGATAAGGACGCCAGTCTCCGAATTCTCAGGGTATACTAGTTTGTTAGCCGACGTCAATGAGGCAGTAAGTACAGGTTCCAAAACCCCAACAAGCCAAAGCTACAGATAA
- the LOC139565477 gene encoding G protein-activated inward rectifier potassium channel 1-like isoform X2 — MAALRRKFGEDYQVVNTNRDNTAFSAPVKKKRQRFVEKNGRCNVQHGNLGGETSRYISDLFTTLVDLKWRWNLLIFVLTYTVAWLVMASMWWIIAYIRGDINHGHDSSYTPCVANVYNFPSAFLFFIETEATIGYGYRYITEKCPEGIILFLFQSLLGSIVDAFLIGCMFIKMSQPKKRAETLMFSQDSVISQRDGKLCLMFRVGNLRNSHMVSAQIRCKLIKV; from the coding sequence ATGGCCGCGCTACGGAGGAAATTTGGGGAGGACTATCAGGTAGTGAATACAAACCGTGACAACACCGCTTTTTCAGCACCTGTTAAAAAGAAACGCCAGCGGTTCGTGGAGAAGAACGGTCGTTGCAACGTGCAGCACGGGAATCTCGGCGGGGAGACCAGCCGATACATCTCCGACCTCTTCACCACCTTGGTGGACCTCAAGTGGCGATGGAACTTACTTATCTTTGTTCTGACCTATACAGTAgcatggctggtcatggcttctATGTGGTGGATCATCGCCTACATCAGAGGGGACATAAATCATGGCCACGACTCGTCCTACACCCCCTGCGTTGCCAACGTTTACAACTTCCCCTCCGCTTTCCTCTTCTTCATAGAGACCGAGGCCACCATCGGCTACGGCTACCGCTACATAACGGAGAAATGTCCGGAGGGCATCATTCTCTTCTTGTTCCAGTCGCTGCTGGGTTCCATCGTGGACGCCTTTCTGATCGGCTGCATGTTCATTAAAATGTCCCAGCCCAAGAAGCGCGCAGAGACGCTTATGTTTAGCCAGGACTCAGTGATCTCACAGCGCGACGGCAAACTGTGCCTCATGTTCCGCGTGGGCAACCTGCGAAACAGCCATATGGTGTCCGCGCAGATCAGGTGTAAACTCATAAAG